The following proteins are co-located in the Pseudomonas sp. DY-1 genome:
- a CDS encoding EthD domain-containing protein — MEKIIYTLWRTPQDSVESFSQKLRGVVAEQLFTLGARGLQVNLADADVAPAAGLRQENNRPLPDATLSLWADSANNEVRRPFDDVLNAVSSRLAAYLVCESVAIRNTRFPAHPGQRTHGFSQVAFLCCPPRLTRDAWLDIWRNHHTRVAIDTQDNFLYVQNLVVRALTHGAAPVDAIVEEAFPPAAMTDPMAFFDAAGDEGKFQKNLAAMMDSCNRFIDFDKLDVLPTSQYLLKAASAL, encoded by the coding sequence GTGGAAAAGATCATCTACACCTTGTGGCGTACCCCGCAGGACAGCGTCGAAAGCTTCTCCCAGAAATTGCGCGGCGTGGTCGCCGAGCAGCTGTTCACGCTGGGGGCCCGGGGCCTGCAGGTGAATCTGGCCGATGCCGACGTCGCCCCTGCAGCCGGCCTGCGGCAGGAGAACAACCGGCCGTTGCCGGACGCCACGTTGTCGCTCTGGGCCGACAGTGCCAACAACGAGGTCCGCCGCCCGTTCGATGACGTCCTCAACGCGGTCTCCAGCCGACTCGCGGCCTACCTGGTGTGCGAGTCAGTGGCGATTCGCAACACCCGCTTCCCGGCCCACCCTGGCCAGCGCACCCACGGTTTTTCGCAAGTCGCTTTCCTCTGCTGTCCGCCGCGCCTTACGCGCGATGCCTGGCTGGATATCTGGCGTAATCACCACACGCGCGTGGCCATCGACACCCAGGACAACTTCCTCTACGTGCAGAACCTGGTGGTGCGCGCCCTGACCCACGGGGCCGCGCCAGTGGACGCAATAGTCGAGGAAGCCTTCCCGCCGGCCGCCATGACCGACCCCATGGCGTTCTTCGATGCAGCGGGCGATGAAGGAAAATTCCAGAAAAACCTGGCGGCGATGATGGACAGCTGCAACCGTTTCATCGACTTCGACAAGCTCGACGTGCTGCCCACCAGCCAGTACCTGCTCAAGGCAGCTTCCGCGCTTTGA
- the ppnN gene encoding nucleotide 5'-monophosphate nucleosidase PpnN produces MPRRQVINAQVSPKGALDTLSQLEVHQLSEAGSGRMYQLFRQCALAILNTGAHSDNAKTILDAYKDFEVRIHQQDRGVRLELINAPADAFVDGEMITNTREMLFSALRDIVHTENELKSRRFDLDSSEGITDYVFHLLRNARTLRAGVEPKIVVCWGGHSISTEEYKYTKKVGHELGLRHLDVCTGCGPGVMKGPMKGATIGHAKQRTHGGRYLGLTEPGIIAAEAPNPIVNELVILPDIEKRLEAFVRVGHGIIIFPGGAGTAEEFLYLLGILMHPDNRDLPFPLVLTGPRSAAAYLEQLNAFVGATLGEAAQSRYKIIIDDPTAVSIEMAQGLKAVKQFRRERNDAFHYNWLLKIDERFQHPFEPTHENMASLELRRDLPPHELAANLRRAFSGIVAGNVKDKGIRLIEQYGPYEIHGDAAVMRPLDELLNAFVRQHRMKLPGGAAYVPCYRVVQSRMEELAG; encoded by the coding sequence ATGCCCAGAAGACAAGTCATCAATGCTCAGGTCAGCCCCAAGGGCGCCCTTGACACCCTCTCCCAACTGGAAGTGCATCAGCTCAGCGAAGCCGGTTCCGGCCGCATGTACCAGCTCTTCCGCCAATGCGCCCTGGCCATCCTCAATACCGGTGCGCATAGCGACAACGCCAAGACCATCCTCGACGCCTACAAGGACTTCGAAGTACGCATCCACCAGCAGGACCGCGGCGTACGCCTGGAGCTGATCAACGCCCCGGCCGACGCCTTCGTCGATGGCGAGATGATCACCAACACCCGCGAGATGCTGTTCAGCGCCCTGCGCGACATCGTCCATACCGAGAACGAACTGAAGAGCCGCCGCTTCGACCTGGACAGCTCCGAAGGCATTACCGACTACGTTTTCCATCTGCTGCGCAACGCACGCACCCTGCGCGCCGGCGTGGAGCCGAAGATCGTCGTGTGCTGGGGCGGCCACTCCATCAGCACCGAGGAGTACAAGTACACCAAGAAAGTCGGCCACGAGCTGGGCCTGCGCCACCTTGACGTCTGCACCGGCTGCGGCCCGGGCGTGATGAAGGGTCCGATGAAGGGCGCCACCATCGGACACGCCAAGCAGCGCACCCACGGCGGTCGCTACCTGGGACTGACCGAGCCCGGCATCATCGCCGCCGAAGCGCCCAACCCCATCGTCAACGAACTGGTGATCCTGCCGGACATCGAGAAGCGTCTGGAAGCCTTCGTTCGCGTCGGCCACGGCATCATCATCTTCCCGGGCGGCGCCGGTACGGCGGAAGAATTCCTTTACCTGCTGGGCATCCTGATGCACCCGGACAACCGGGATCTGCCTTTCCCGCTCGTGCTCACCGGGCCGAGGAGCGCCGCCGCCTACCTGGAGCAGCTAAACGCCTTCGTCGGGGCCACCCTGGGCGAAGCGGCGCAGAGCCGCTACAAGATCATCATCGACGACCCGACTGCGGTCTCCATCGAGATGGCCCAAGGCCTGAAGGCGGTCAAGCAGTTCCGCCGCGAGCGCAACGATGCCTTCCACTACAACTGGTTGCTGAAGATTGACGAACGCTTCCAGCACCCGTTCGAACCCACCCACGAGAATATGGCCAGCCTCGAGCTGCGCCGCGACCTGCCGCCCCACGAGCTGGCCGCCAACTTGCGTCGGGCATTCTCCGGCATCGTCGCCGGCAACGTGAAAGACAAGGGCATTCGCCTGATCGAGCAGTACGGCCCCTATGAGATCCACGGCGACGCCGCGGTGATGCGACCGCTGGACGAGTTGCTCAACGCCTTCGTCCGCCAGCACCGGATGAAACTCCCCGGCGGCGCGGCCTATGTGCCCTGCTACCGGGTGGTGCAGAGCCGCATGGAAGAACTGGCGGGCTGA
- a CDS encoding DEAD/DEAH box helicase: MTSTRQSTSAALEGFHPAVAAWFRASFPAPTAAQALAWPAIQAGASTLVAAPTGSGKTLTAFLSAIDELVHEGLEQGGLPDRCTVVYVSPLKALSNDIRINLEEPLAGIRAELACQGLADVDIRTAVRTGDTPQAERDAMRKRPPHILVTTPESLYILLGSESGRAMLTGCRSLIIDEIHAIAGSKRGSHLMLSAERLESLCGRSLQRIGLSATQKPIERVAAFLMGLGRDACTLVDVGYSRERDLAIEVPPVPLEAVLSNEAWEKVYDRLAELVAEHRTTLVFVNTRRLAERASRHLSERLGNAAVAAHHGSLARELRLDAEQRLKRGDLKVLVATASLELGIDIGDVELVCQLGSPRSIAAFLQRVGRSGHSVGGTPKGRLFPQSRDDLIECAALLDCVRRDELDALVIPHAPLDVLAQQMVAEVASQEWGEDELYRLMTRAMPYAGLARRQFDALVKMLSEGYNGRQGVRGAYLHRDAVNRRLRGRRSARLTAITSGGAIPETADYAVVLEPQGVPVGSVHEDFAVESLAGDVFQLGNQAYRILRVEPGRVRVEDAQGQPPNIPFWLGEAPGRTDELSAGVARLRGMVEDLLVASEPDQDTLTPDPSSQGRGEKSAVEHAVVALCESIDLSEAAARQIVEYLARARAALGALPTQQRLVMERFFDESGGMQLIIHSPFGSRLNRAWGLALRKRFCRSFNFELQAAATEDALILSLATSHSFALEEVWRYLHSNSAEHILVQAILDAPLFGVRWRWNASAALALPRYSGGRKVAPQIQRMRSEDLLASVFPDQVACQENLVGEREIPDHPLVAQTLDDCLHEAMDADGWLALLRRMERGEVQLVSRDLPAPSSLAAEILGARPYAFLDDAPLEERRTQAVQQRRWSDPESADDLGALDMEAIAAVAEEAWPQVRDADEMHEALLALACITQAEVQANDGWAGWLAQLAKARRAACLQLDGKASLWLAAERVEQFRALYPEAVLKPAIVAPEGFTSVWETEAALVEVVRARMGGFGPLSLGRLTRDLLQAPAALSIALASLEREGQLLCGRFTPGTVEEEWCERHLLARIHRYTVKRLRREIEPVERADFMRFLFDWQRVAPASQVRGAEALATVLGQLEGFEAAAAAWESEILPSRVADYGINWLDDLCRAGRVVWCRLGGRGKAAGPVRGTPILLLPRKNLALWRACLQDTPTPEPSPRAERVRQVLAGQGALFFDELMDEAHLLRSELEDCLGELVALGLANADSFAGLRSLLLPAARRSRHDRRARLALANMQDAGRWALLRGKAEEGNGKVPVDALEHVARTLLRRYGVVGWRLLEREAAWMPPWRDLLRVYHRLEARGEIRGGRFVAGVSGEQFALPEAVGLLREVRKRPLDGQLISLAACDPLNLLGTLLNGTKVPAVSGNRLLLRDGVPVATLVAGKVALLQEVDVATANEWRAALIRQPAATPIGQQSRRARMPG, from the coding sequence ATGACCTCGACTCGCCAATCCACATCGGCCGCGCTGGAGGGATTCCACCCCGCCGTCGCCGCCTGGTTCCGCGCCAGCTTCCCCGCTCCGACGGCGGCCCAGGCCCTCGCCTGGCCAGCCATCCAGGCAGGGGCAAGCACCCTGGTGGCGGCGCCTACCGGCTCGGGCAAGACCCTCACCGCGTTCCTCTCGGCCATTGACGAACTGGTTCACGAAGGACTGGAACAGGGCGGCCTGCCGGATCGCTGCACGGTGGTCTACGTCTCGCCGTTGAAGGCGTTGTCCAACGACATCCGCATCAACCTGGAGGAACCCCTGGCCGGTATCCGTGCCGAACTGGCATGTCAGGGCCTGGCAGATGTGGATATTCGCACCGCCGTGCGCACCGGCGATACGCCCCAGGCCGAGCGCGACGCCATGCGCAAACGCCCGCCGCATATCCTGGTCACCACACCGGAGTCGCTCTACATCCTCCTGGGCTCGGAATCTGGCCGCGCCATGCTGACCGGGTGTCGCAGCCTGATCATCGACGAAATCCACGCCATCGCCGGAAGCAAGCGCGGCAGCCATCTGATGCTCAGCGCCGAGCGCCTGGAGTCGCTGTGCGGGCGCAGCTTGCAGCGCATCGGCCTGTCGGCCACGCAGAAACCCATCGAGCGGGTGGCGGCCTTTCTCATGGGCCTTGGACGCGACGCCTGCACCCTGGTGGATGTGGGCTACAGCCGCGAGCGCGACCTCGCCATCGAAGTACCTCCCGTACCGCTGGAAGCGGTGCTGAGCAATGAAGCCTGGGAGAAGGTCTACGACCGGCTGGCCGAACTGGTGGCCGAGCACCGCACCACCCTGGTGTTCGTCAACACCCGACGGCTGGCCGAGCGCGCCAGCCGCCACCTCTCCGAGCGCCTCGGTAATGCCGCGGTCGCCGCCCACCACGGGAGCCTGGCGCGGGAGCTCAGGCTGGACGCCGAACAGCGCCTCAAGCGCGGCGATCTCAAGGTGCTGGTGGCAACGGCGTCGCTGGAACTGGGCATCGATATCGGCGATGTGGAACTGGTCTGCCAGCTCGGCTCGCCACGCAGCATCGCCGCCTTCCTGCAGCGCGTCGGCCGCTCCGGCCACAGCGTCGGCGGCACGCCCAAGGGGCGGTTGTTCCCGCAGTCACGGGACGACCTGATCGAGTGTGCGGCGCTGCTGGATTGCGTTCGCCGTGATGAACTGGATGCCCTGGTGATTCCCCATGCTCCGCTGGATGTGCTGGCGCAGCAGATGGTGGCTGAAGTGGCGAGTCAGGAATGGGGCGAGGACGAACTGTATCGGCTGATGACCCGCGCCATGCCCTACGCAGGCCTGGCGCGGAGGCAGTTCGACGCTTTGGTGAAGATGCTTTCCGAGGGCTACAACGGCCGACAGGGCGTGCGGGGCGCCTATCTGCACCGCGATGCGGTGAATCGCCGTCTGCGGGGTCGCCGTTCAGCACGCCTGACCGCCATCACCTCCGGGGGCGCCATTCCCGAAACCGCCGACTACGCCGTGGTGCTGGAGCCCCAGGGCGTGCCGGTCGGCAGCGTGCATGAAGATTTCGCCGTGGAAAGCCTGGCGGGTGATGTCTTCCAGCTGGGCAACCAGGCCTACCGCATCCTCCGGGTAGAGCCCGGCCGGGTAAGGGTGGAGGACGCCCAGGGCCAGCCGCCGAACATCCCCTTCTGGCTGGGAGAGGCGCCGGGACGCACGGATGAGCTGTCGGCGGGGGTGGCGCGGCTGCGGGGGATGGTGGAGGACTTGTTGGTGGCGTCCGAGCCGGATCAGGACACCCTCACCCCCGACCCCTCTTCCCAAGGGAGAGGGGAGAAAAGCGCGGTCGAGCACGCGGTGGTGGCCTTGTGCGAGAGCATCGATCTCAGCGAGGCGGCGGCGCGGCAGATTGTCGAGTACCTGGCGCGGGCACGGGCTGCGCTGGGGGCCTTGCCGACTCAGCAGCGGCTGGTGATGGAGCGCTTCTTCGACGAATCCGGTGGCATGCAACTGATCATCCATTCACCCTTTGGCAGCCGGCTCAACCGTGCCTGGGGGTTGGCGTTGCGCAAGCGCTTCTGCCGCAGTTTCAACTTCGAACTACAGGCGGCGGCCACGGAGGATGCGCTGATCCTTTCGCTCGCCACCAGCCACAGCTTTGCGCTGGAAGAAGTCTGGCGCTATCTGCATTCCAACAGCGCCGAACACATCCTGGTCCAGGCCATTCTCGATGCGCCGTTGTTCGGCGTGCGCTGGCGCTGGAACGCTTCTGCGGCCCTGGCCCTGCCGCGCTACTCAGGCGGCCGCAAGGTGGCACCACAGATCCAGCGCATGCGCAGTGAAGACCTGCTGGCCAGCGTTTTTCCCGATCAGGTGGCCTGCCAGGAAAACCTCGTGGGCGAGCGCGAGATTCCCGACCATCCGCTGGTGGCCCAGACCCTCGATGACTGCCTGCACGAGGCAATGGATGCCGATGGCTGGCTGGCCCTGCTGCGACGCATGGAGCGAGGCGAGGTCCAACTGGTTTCCCGCGACCTGCCGGCACCTTCATCCCTGGCGGCAGAAATCCTTGGGGCGCGGCCCTACGCCTTCCTCGATGACGCGCCGCTGGAAGAGCGTCGAACCCAGGCCGTGCAGCAACGACGCTGGAGCGATCCGGAGTCCGCCGACGATCTGGGCGCACTGGACATGGAGGCCATTGCGGCCGTGGCCGAAGAAGCCTGGCCGCAGGTGCGCGATGCCGATGAGATGCATGAAGCGCTGCTCGCCCTGGCCTGTATCACCCAGGCTGAGGTGCAAGCCAACGACGGTTGGGCTGGCTGGCTGGCACAACTGGCCAAGGCCCGCCGGGCTGCCTGCCTGCAACTGGATGGCAAGGCTTCCCTGTGGTTGGCGGCCGAGCGTGTGGAACAGTTCCGCGCCCTCTATCCCGAGGCCGTACTCAAGCCAGCCATTGTCGCGCCAGAGGGATTCACATCGGTGTGGGAAACCGAGGCGGCGCTGGTGGAAGTCGTGCGCGCGCGCATGGGTGGTTTCGGCCCGTTGTCGCTAGGTCGGCTGACCAGGGACCTGCTCCAGGCGCCGGCAGCGCTCAGCATTGCCCTGGCAAGCCTGGAGCGCGAAGGGCAGTTGCTGTGCGGTCGTTTCACGCCAGGCACGGTGGAAGAGGAGTGGTGCGAGCGCCATCTGCTGGCGCGCATTCATCGCTACACGGTCAAGCGCCTGCGCCGCGAGATCGAGCCGGTGGAGCGGGCCGATTTCATGCGTTTCCTGTTCGACTGGCAGCGTGTTGCCCCGGCCTCCCAAGTGCGTGGTGCCGAAGCCCTGGCGACTGTGCTTGGACAACTGGAAGGATTCGAGGCAGCGGCCGCGGCCTGGGAAAGCGAGATTCTTCCCAGCCGCGTGGCTGACTACGGGATCAACTGGCTCGACGACCTCTGTCGCGCCGGCCGGGTGGTCTGGTGCCGCCTGGGTGGGCGCGGCAAAGCTGCAGGGCCAGTGCGTGGCACGCCCATCCTGTTGCTGCCGCGCAAGAACCTGGCGCTCTGGCGCGCGTGCCTGCAGGACACGCCGACGCCCGAACCGTCCCCGCGTGCAGAGCGGGTGCGCCAGGTGCTGGCTGGCCAGGGTGCGCTGTTCTTCGATGAACTGATGGATGAGGCACATCTGCTGCGCAGTGAGCTGGAGGACTGCCTTGGTGAACTGGTGGCCCTGGGCCTGGCCAATGCCGACAGCTTCGCCGGTCTGCGCTCACTGTTGCTGCCGGCGGCACGGCGCAGCCGGCATGACCGCCGGGCACGCCTGGCCTTGGCCAATATGCAGGACGCCGGACGCTGGGCGTTGCTGCGCGGCAAGGCCGAGGAAGGTAATGGCAAGGTTCCTGTCGACGCCTTGGAGCATGTGGCCCGCACGCTGCTGCGCCGCTATGGCGTGGTGGGCTGGCGCCTGCTGGAGCGCGAGGCTGCCTGGATGCCGCCCTGGCGAGATCTGCTGCGGGTCTATCACCGACTGGAGGCACGCGGCGAGATTCGCGGCGGGCGATTCGTGGCGGGAGTCTCCGGCGAACAGTTCGCCCTGCCGGAGGCGGTGGGGCTGCTCCGCGAAGTACGCAAGCGTCCACTGGACGGACAGCTGATCAGTCTTGCCGCCTGCGATCCGCTGAACCTGCTGGGGACCTTGCTCAACGGCACCAAGGTGCCGGCGGTGTCGGGCAATCGCCTGTTGCTGCGCGATGGCGTGCCCGTCGCGACGCTGGTGGCGGGCAAAGTGGCGCTACTGCAAGAGGTGGACGTGGCGACCGCCAATGAGTGGCGCGCGGCGCTGATTCGCCAGCCGGCGGCAACCCCCATTGGGCAACAGTCGAGACGGGCGCGAATGCCGGGGTAA
- a CDS encoding peroxiredoxin, whose translation MAIRIGDEAPDFTVDSTEGTINFHQWIGDQWAILFSHPKDFTPVCTTELGYMAKLKPEFDKRNTKVIGLSVDPVSDHRKWVGDIEETQGHAVNYPMIGDENLVVAKLYDMIHPNASAGPRTAVDNATVRSVFIIGPDKKVKAMLIYPMSAGRNFDEVLRLLDSLQLNAKHTVATPVNWRPGEDVIIPTSVSDEDAKKKYPDGYKTLKPYLRVVAQPK comes from the coding sequence ATGGCAATCCGCATTGGTGACGAAGCGCCCGACTTCACCGTGGACAGCACAGAAGGCACTATCAATTTCCACCAGTGGATCGGTGACCAGTGGGCCATCCTGTTCTCCCACCCGAAGGACTTCACGCCGGTCTGCACCACCGAGCTGGGCTACATGGCCAAGCTCAAGCCCGAATTCGACAAGCGCAATACCAAGGTGATCGGCCTGTCCGTGGACCCGGTCAGCGACCACCGCAAGTGGGTCGGTGATATCGAGGAAACCCAGGGCCACGCGGTCAACTACCCAATGATCGGCGACGAGAACCTGGTGGTGGCCAAGCTCTACGACATGATCCACCCAAATGCCAGCGCTGGCCCGCGCACAGCGGTGGACAACGCCACGGTGCGTTCGGTGTTCATCATCGGCCCGGACAAGAAGGTCAAGGCGATGCTGATCTACCCGATGAGCGCCGGCCGGAACTTCGACGAAGTGCTGCGCCTGCTGGATTCGCTGCAACTCAACGCCAAGCACACGGTGGCGACGCCGGTGAACTGGCGCCCCGGTGAAGACGTGATCATCCCCACCTCGGTCTCCGACGAAGACGCGAAGAAGAAGTACCCGGACGGCTACAAGACACTGAAACCGTACCTGCGCGTAGTCGCCCAGCCGAAATGA
- a CDS encoding GYD domain-containing protein produces MATFITLASFTDQGIRSVKDSPDRFVAFKGLAEQLGLSVKTVYWTVGSYDLVLIVEGDEEAATTLLLKTGQLGNVRTQTLRGYSEQEFRRLLSGL; encoded by the coding sequence ATGGCTACGTTCATCACGCTGGCGAGCTTCACCGATCAAGGTATTCGCAGCGTCAAGGATTCCCCGGATCGGTTCGTCGCCTTCAAAGGGCTGGCCGAGCAGCTTGGCCTTTCGGTCAAGACCGTCTACTGGACGGTAGGCAGCTATGACCTGGTGCTGATAGTCGAGGGGGACGAGGAAGCGGCGACCACCCTGCTGCTTAAGACGGGTCAGTTGGGCAATGTCAGGACACAGACATTACGCGGTTACTCCGAGCAAGAGTTCCGGCGCCTGCTCAGCGGCCTGTAG
- a CDS encoding Mut7-C RNAse domain-containing protein codes for MVRATFRFYEELNDFLPAERRRQAFTCACARAATVKHMIEALGVPHTEVELVLLNGESVGFERVILDGDRVAVYPKFEALDISPLLKVRSRPLRVLRFVADAHLGGLASLLRMCGFDTLYDNGFEDGQIAEISAHEGRIVLTRDRELLKRRIITHGCYVHALKPSLQLRELFERLDLARSANPFSLCLHCNHPLQEIAPEMARPRLPPRVGALYSRFLSCNACDRLYWEGSHWRSMCTLLAPLLTVDKSSED; via the coding sequence ATGGTCAGGGCAACGTTTCGATTCTACGAAGAGCTCAATGACTTCCTGCCCGCCGAGCGGCGCCGGCAGGCCTTCACCTGTGCCTGCGCGCGGGCGGCCACGGTCAAGCACATGATCGAGGCGCTGGGCGTGCCGCACACCGAGGTGGAACTGGTCCTGCTCAATGGCGAGTCGGTCGGATTCGAACGAGTGATACTCGATGGCGACCGGGTGGCGGTCTATCCCAAGTTCGAGGCGCTGGACATCAGCCCCCTGCTCAAGGTCCGCTCGCGCCCATTGCGGGTGCTGCGCTTCGTCGCCGATGCCCATCTGGGCGGGCTCGCCAGCCTGCTTCGCATGTGCGGCTTCGATACCCTCTACGACAACGGCTTCGAGGACGGCCAGATCGCCGAGATATCCGCCCATGAAGGGCGCATCGTGCTCACCCGCGACCGCGAGCTGCTCAAGCGCCGCATCATCACCCACGGCTGCTACGTACATGCGCTGAAACCCTCGTTGCAATTGCGCGAGCTGTTCGAGCGGCTGGACCTGGCCCGCAGCGCCAATCCCTTCAGCCTCTGCCTGCACTGCAACCATCCGCTCCAGGAAATCGCCCCGGAAATGGCCCGCCCTCGCCTGCCGCCAAGGGTTGGCGCCCTCTATTCGCGCTTTCTAAGTTGCAATGCCTGCGACCGTCTGTACTGGGAAGGTTCCCATTGGCGCAGCATGTGCACCCTGCTCGCGCCCTTGCTGACTGTGGATAAGTCCAGCGAAGACTGA
- a CDS encoding class I SAM-dependent methyltransferase, producing MDESRLNDFMGKLVADMGGAAMLANIILGDELGLYRAMADSQPVSPEELAARTGCNARLLREWLSAHAASGYMEHDSGRFRLPEEQALALAVEDSPVYVAGGASVIAALFHDKDKVVKAMRGDGGLPWGDHHPCMFSGTERFFRPGYRAHLVAEWLPALDGVVDKLKAGAKVADVGCGHGASTVILAQAFPASRFVGYDYHGPSIETATQRARDGGVADRATFVQASAKDYPGDGFDLICYFDCLHDMGDPVGAARHAWQTLKPDGTVLLVEPYANDQLDDNATPVGRLFYSASTFICTPNSLSQEVGLGLGAQAGEARLRKVFEEAGFTQFRRATETPFNLILEARK from the coding sequence ATGGACGAATCCAGACTCAACGACTTCATGGGTAAGCTGGTAGCCGACATGGGTGGCGCGGCGATGCTCGCCAACATCATCCTCGGCGACGAACTCGGCCTCTATCGCGCCATGGCCGACAGCCAGCCGGTCAGCCCGGAAGAACTTGCCGCCAGAACCGGCTGTAACGCCCGCCTGCTGCGCGAATGGCTGAGCGCCCATGCCGCGTCCGGCTACATGGAACATGACAGCGGGCGCTTCCGCCTTCCCGAGGAACAGGCACTGGCCCTGGCGGTGGAGGACTCGCCGGTGTACGTGGCCGGCGGCGCTTCGGTCATCGCAGCCCTCTTCCACGACAAGGACAAGGTGGTAAAAGCCATGCGCGGCGATGGCGGACTGCCCTGGGGCGATCACCATCCCTGCATGTTCAGCGGCACCGAGCGTTTCTTCCGGCCTGGCTACCGTGCGCATCTGGTGGCCGAATGGCTGCCGGCGCTGGACGGCGTCGTCGACAAACTCAAGGCCGGTGCCAAGGTGGCCGACGTCGGCTGCGGCCACGGTGCCTCCACCGTGATCCTGGCGCAGGCATTTCCAGCCTCGCGCTTCGTCGGCTACGACTACCACGGCCCGTCCATCGAAACCGCTACCCAGCGTGCCAGGGACGGGGGCGTTGCCGACCGTGCCACCTTCGTCCAGGCCAGCGCCAAGGACTATCCGGGCGATGGCTTCGACCTGATCTGCTATTTCGACTGCCTGCACGACATGGGCGACCCGGTGGGCGCGGCCAGGCACGCCTGGCAGACATTGAAGCCCGACGGCACCGTGCTGCTGGTCGAGCCCTATGCGAACGACCAGCTCGACGACAACGCGACCCCGGTGGGCCGGCTGTTCTACTCGGCCTCCACCTTCATCTGCACGCCCAATTCGCTGTCCCAGGAAGTGGGCCTCGGCCTTGGTGCCCAGGCCGGCGAGGCACGCCTGCGCAAGGTGTTCGAAGAAGCCGGCTTCACCCAGTTCCGCCGGGCCACGGAAACGCCCTTCAACCTGATCCTGGAAGCCCGCAAATGA